One window of Oncorhynchus masou masou isolate Uvic2021 chromosome 33, UVic_Omas_1.1, whole genome shotgun sequence genomic DNA carries:
- the LOC135527786 gene encoding ubiquitin carboxyl-terminal hydrolase 19-like isoform X2 → MASSSESGRRNGGQRSADDSTSKKKQKDRANQESREAKRAAAGANAEHKKDVFVDWKQNANEVIARLRCGDGVQRVEDVTTTFTDTDCQARFPDGRQWDCHLHEEIEGSCSKVQYKEKSGFLLLVMHKKVPFHSWPSLMQNKKEKQPVKVEAKNGKDQKQPPLVKPEKSVPETEDMAELSTQTSAPPAQCEQRRGKAERGVKRIMNYKPADRPESVVKAGGEGQTKPVSVSKGDLPQEPSAKRPVHPPKVSTDPTSEMPRDTHSKSTANGKPHSPTGRDLQTSTAGDNRAELLGNGHEGTTPEVAVSHTQQELKVQTEDTKAPESDFKAGAEEVIIPAATVSSAEISPKAGASTNRTERPGEAQRPGEAQRPGEAQRPGEAQRPGEAQRPGEAQRPGEAQRPGEAQRPGEAQRTDSETRVRQPPNEADQATESLTPTNRSGSGNPVTATDTKQAESSSSSSIQEEKRDRSKEEPLEMKQEEVPEPMVNLKLLKNDSYEKGTDLMVVNVYMKGIVRETARVIFREQDFTLIFQTSDVNFLRLHADCGANTVFKWQVKLRNLIQPEQSTYAFTPSRLDITLKKRHSQRWGGLEAPATQGAVGGAKVAVPSAPSSQASQPGSSKHSLSAKEEPPWVGEGKAKPPRTVDGCLDSVSSRTVSDHVPIKQEPAVTPKPTCMVQPMTHAPPAGSQRSQRSVEEEEEEEEKVCLPGFTGLVNLGNTCFMNSVIQSLSNTRELRDYFHDRAFENEINCHNPLGTGGRLAIGFAVLLRALWKGTHHAFQPSKLKAIVASKASQFTGYAQHDAQEFMAFLLDGLHEDLNRIQNKPYTETVDSDGRLDEVGEIKVVADEAWQRHKMRNDSFIVDLFQGQYKSKLVCPVCSKVSITFDPFLYLPVPLPQKQKVLTVFYFAKEPHKKPMKFLVSVSKENSSTAEVLESISRSVRIKAENLRLAEVVKSRFHRLFLPSNSLDTLSSSDMLFCFEVLSKELAKERVVVLRVQQRPQVPSIPISKCAACLKPPLSDEEKLKRCTRCYRVGYCNQVCQKKHWSSHKVLCGPNIENVGLPFLVSVPESRLTYARLSQLLEGYSRYSVNVFQPPFQSGRTSPEVTQCLADLPPPAETPESVGPGDKDRGGGAGDSEQEGSSLVPEAPLETAQASAHPAGDPDALSTHTTDSGFIEASYDSQGEKETSCEKAVRPEGKAAVTGYQQPSESASSHTSQFYITVLDSNSKEQTLEEKEEAVLDLPEDSSLELVWKNNERLKEYVLVRSKELEFEEDPGSVNETARAGHFTLEQCLNLFTRPEVLAPEEAWYCPKCQQHREASKQLLLWRLPNVLIIQLKRFSFRSFIWRDKINDMVDFPVRNLDLSKFCIGQKDDMQQPPIYDLYAVINHYGGMIGGHYTAYARLPSAQNSQRSDVGWRLFDDSTVTMVEESQVVTRYAYVLFYRRRNSPVERPPRFLGAESPTSAGASASQASLIWQELEEEEEGVEEGPRGLFRPRLGRRRAARREEGVEGQVWRLLRQRIPHYSDDDCVRYFVLGTLAALLALLVNLLYRANWG, encoded by the exons ATGGCCAGCAGCAGTGAGTCAGGTCGGCGGAATGGGGGTCAGCGCAGCGCAGATGACAGCACCAGCAAGAAGAAGCAGaaggacagggccaaccaggagaGCAGGGAGGCCAAGCGAGCAGCAGCAGGGGCCAATGCAGAGCACAAGAAAG ATGTGTTTGTGGACTGGAAGCAGAATGCTAATGAGGTGATCGCGAGGCTGCGCTGTGGAGACGGGGTGCAGAGGGTGGAGGACGTCACCACTACCTTCACCGACACAGACTGTCAGGCCCGCTTCCCAG ATGGGCGCCAGTGGGACTGTCATCTGCATGAGGAGATTGAAggctcctgcagcaaagtacagTACAAAGAGAAGAGTGGCTTCCTCCTGCTGGTCATGCACAAGAAGGTCCCCTTCCACTCCTGGCCTTCCCTTATG CAAAATAAAAAGGAGAAGCAGCCTGTGAAAGTGGAGGCCAAGAACGGTAAAGACCAGAAACAGCCGCCTCTGGTAAAGCCTGAGAAGTCGGTCCCGGAGACGGAAGACATGGCTGAACTGTCCACCCAGACGTCTGCTCCACCGGCACAGTGTGAACAGAGGCGTGGCAAAGCAGAGCGAGGTGTCAAACGCATCATGAACTACAAACCAGCCGACAGGCCAGAGTCTGTGGTGAAGGCTGGCGGAGAGGGGCAGACCAAGCCGGTCAGTGTCAGTAAAGGGGACCTGCCTCAGGAGCCCAGTGCCAAGCGCCCCGTCCATCCCCCCAAGGTCTCCACGGACCCCACCTCAGAGATGCCCAGGGATACGCACTCCAAGTCCACAGCCAATGGGAAACCACACAGCCCCACTGGCCGGGACCTCCAGACATCTACAGCTGGTGACAATCGAGCTGAGCTGCTTGGCAATGGCCATGAGGGTACAACACCTGAGGTAGCCGTCAGCCACACGCAGCAGGAGTTGAAAGTTCAG ACGGAGGACACGAAGGCCCCAGAGTCTGATTTCAAGGCTGGTGCAGAAGAGGTGATCATACCGGCAGCCACTGTGTCCAGTGCTGAGATCAGTCCCAAGGCTGGAGCCTCcaccaacagaacagagaggccaGGGGAGGCCCAGAGGCCAGGGGAGGCCCAGAGGCCAGGGGAGGCCCAGAGGCCAGGGGAGGCCCAGAGGCCAGGGGAGGCCCAGAGGCCAGGGGAGGCCCAGAGGCCAGGGGAGGCCCAGAGGCCAGGGGAGGCCCAGAGGCCAGGGGAGGCCCAGAGGACTGATTCTGAGACGCGAGTGAGACAGCCTCCGAATGAGGCTGACCAGGCCACTGAGTCTCTAACACCAACCAATCGGTCAGGATCAGGGAATCCTGTGACTGCAACAGACACCAAGCAGGCTGAGTcctccagcagcagcagcattcaggaggagaagagggaccgGTCTAAGGAGGAACCTCTGGAGATGAAGCAGGAGGAAG TTCCAGAGCCAATGGTGAACCTGAAGTTGTTGAAGAACGACTCGTACGAGAAAGGGACAGACCTGATGGTGGTCAACGTGTACATGAAGGGTATCgtcagagagacagccagggTGATCTTCAGAGAACAGGACTTCACACTCATCTTCCAGACCAG CGATGTAAATTTCTTGCGTCTTCATGCGGACTGCGGAGCGAACACCGTCTTTAAGTGGCAAGTCAAACTCCG GAACCTCATCCAGCCTGAGCAGTCCACGTATGCCTTCACCCCATCCCGTTTAGACATCACCCTGAAGAAGAGGCACAGCCAGCGCTGGGGGGGGCTGGAGGCCCCTGCTACACAAG GTGCAGTGGGTGGCGCCAAGGTTGCTGTGCCCTCCGCACCGTCCTCTCAGGCCAGTCAGCCGGGCAGCAGCAAGCACTCCCTCTCTGCCAAGGAGGAGCCGCCCTGGGTGGGGGAGGGGAAAGCCAAGCCCCCTCGGACAGTGGACGGATGCCTGGACAGTGTGTCATCCCGCACCGTCTCAGACCATGTACCAATCAAACAGGAGCCTGCAGTCACG CCCAAGCCCACCTGTATGGTCCAGCCCATGACCCATGCACCTCCTGCCGGCAGTCAGCGCAGCCAGCGCAGcgttgaggaggaagaggaggaggaggagaaggtgtgtcTGCCAGGCTTCACAGGCCTGGTCAACCTGGGCAACACATGCTTTATGAACAGTGTCATCCAGTCTCTTTCCAACACCCGGGAACTCAGGGACTACTTTCATG ACCGGGCGTTTGAGAATGAGATCAACTGTCATAACCCGTTGGGGACGGGTGGGCGGCTGGCCATCGGGTTCGCTGTGCTGCTCCGGGCTTTGTGGAAGGGCACCCACCATGCTTTTCAGCCCTCTAAGTTAAAG GCGATCGTGGCCAGTAAGGCCAGTCAGTTTACAGGCTATGCCCAGCACGATGCCCAGGAGTTCATGGCCTTCCTCCTGGATGGGCTCCACGAGGACCTGAACCGCATCCAGAACAAGCCCTACACAGAGACCGTGGACTCAGACGGACGGCTGGACGAGGTGGGTGAAATCAAG GTGGTGGCAGATGAGGCGTGGCAGAGGCACAAGATGAGAAACGACTCGTTCATCGTAGACCTCTTCCAGGGCCAGTACAAATCCAAGCTCGTCTGCCCAGTGTGCTCCAAG gttTCCATAACCTTTGACCCCTTCCTCTACCTTCCCGTGCCCTTGCCCCAGAAGCAGAAGGTCCTCACAGTGTTCTACTTCGCTAAAGAGCCTCACAAGAAACCCATGAAG TTCCTGGTGAGTGTGAGTAAAGAGAACTCGAGCACAGCCGAGGTCCTGGAGTCCATCTCTCGGAGTGTGAGGATCAAGGCAGAGAACCTGAGACTGGCTGAGGTAGTGAAGAGTCGCTTCCATCGACTCTTCCTCCCATCCAACTCCCTGGACACGCTCTCCTCCTCGGACATGCTCTTCTGCTTCGAAGTGCTGTCTAAGGAGCTGGCCAAGGAGAGGGTGGTGGTGCTCCGAGTCCAGCAG AGGCCTCAGGTCCCCAGTATTCCCATCTCGAAGTGTGCTGCCTGCCTGAAGCCTCCTCTCTCGGATGAAGAGAAACTGAAGCGATGCACCCGCTGCTACCGCGTGGGTTACTGCAACCA GGTTTGCCAGAAAAAACATTGGTCCAGCCACAAGGTTCTGTGTGGGCCCAACATAGAGAACGTGGGACTTCCCTTCCTGGTCAGCGTCCCTGAGTCCAGACTCACCTATGCCCGGCTGTCCCAGCTGCTGGAAGGATACTCAAG GTATTCAGTGAACGTGTTCCAGCCTCCCTTCCAGTCTGGCAGGACGTCTCCAGAGGTCACCCAATGCCTGGCTGACCTTCCCCCTCCAGCAGAGACCCCTGAAAGTGTGGGGCCAGGGGATAAGGACAGGGGTGGTGGGGCAGGGGACTCGGAGCAGGAGGGCTCCTCTCTGGTACCTGAGGCTCCACTAGAGACAGCCCAGGCCTCAGCACATCCAGCCGGAGACCCAGACGCCCTCTCCACCCACACCACAGACTCCGGTTTCATTGAGGCCTCCTATGACTcccagggagagaaggagacctCCTGTGAGAAGGCTGTCAGACCAGAAGGTAAAG CTGCTGTGACCGGCTACCAGCAACCATCAGAGTCTGCGTCCAGCCACACATCTCAGTTCTACATCACCGTCCTCGACTCCAACAGCAAGGAGCAGACACTGGAGGAAAAGG AAGAGGCCGTTCTGGACCTCCCTGAGGACTCCAGCCTGGAGCTGGTGTGGAAGAACAACGAGCGTCTCAAGGAGTACGTCCTGGTTCGGTCCAAGGAGTTGGAATTTGAAGAGGACCCTGGGTCGGTCAACGAGACAGCCAGGGCCGGACACTTCACCTTGGAGCAGTGCCTCAACCTCTTCACTAGGCCTGAGGTGCTGGCACCAGAGGAGGCATG GTACTGTCCAAAGTGCCAGCAGCACAGAGAGGCCTCCAAGCAGCTGCTGCTATGGCGTCTGCCCAACGTCCTCATCATCCAGCTGAAACGCTTCTCCTTCCGCAGCTTCATCTGGAGGGACAAGATCAACGACATGGTCGACTTCCCCGtcag GAACCTGGACCTCAGTAAGTTCTGTATTGGTCAGAAGGACGACATGCAGCAGCCGCCCATCTATGACCTCTATGCAGTCATCAATCACTACGGGGGCATGATCGGAGGTCACTACACTGCCTACGCACGCCTGCCCAGCGCCCAGAACAGCCAGCGCAGTGATGTTG gcTGGCGTCTGTTTGATGACAGTACGGTGACGATGGTGGAGGAGAGCCAGGTGGTGACACGCTATGCCTATGTGCTGTTCTACCGCCGCCGCAACTCCCCCGTGGAACGGCCACCTCGCTTCCTGGGGGCCGAGTCCCCCACCTCTGCAGGAGCCAGCGCCAGCCAG GCATCTCTGATATGGCAGGaactggaggaggaagaggagggtgttGAAGAGGGCCCCCGGGGCCTGTTCCGTCCCAGGCTGGGGAGGAGAAGAGCAgccaggagggaggagggggtggaggggcagGTGTGGAGGCTGCTGCGCCAAAGGATCCCGCATTATTCTGATGACGACTGTGTCCGATATTTTGTCCTGGGTACCTTGGCTGCTCTACTAGCGTTGTTAGTGAACCTACTCTACAGAGCCAACTGGGGCTAA
- the LOC135527786 gene encoding ubiquitin carboxyl-terminal hydrolase 19-like isoform X1: protein MASSSESGRRNGGQRSADDSTSKKKQKDRANQESREAKRAAAGANAEHKKDVFVDWKQNANEVIARLRCGDGVQRVEDVTTTFTDTDCQARFPDGRQWDCHLHEEIEGSCSKVQYKEKSGFLLLVMHKKVPFHSWPSLMQNKKEKQPVKVEAKNGKDQKQPPLVKPEKSVPETEDMAELSTQTSAPPAQCEQRRGKAERGVKRIMNYKPADRPESVVKAGGEGQTKPVSVSKGDLPQEPSAKRPVHPPKVSTDPTSEMPRDTHSKSTANGKPHSPTGRDLQTSTAGDNRAELLGNGHEGTTPEVAVSHTQQELKVQTEDTKAPESDFKAGAEEVIIPAATVSSAEISPKAGASTNRTERPGEAQRPGEAQRPGEAQRPGEAQRPGEAQRPGEAQRPGEAQRPGEAQRPGEAQRTDSETRVRQPPNEADQATESLTPTNRSGSGNPVTATDTKQAESSSSSSIQEEKRDRSKEEPLEMKQEEAVPEPMVNLKLLKNDSYEKGTDLMVVNVYMKGIVRETARVIFREQDFTLIFQTSDVNFLRLHADCGANTVFKWQVKLRNLIQPEQSTYAFTPSRLDITLKKRHSQRWGGLEAPATQGAVGGAKVAVPSAPSSQASQPGSSKHSLSAKEEPPWVGEGKAKPPRTVDGCLDSVSSRTVSDHVPIKQEPAVTPKPTCMVQPMTHAPPAGSQRSQRSVEEEEEEEEKVCLPGFTGLVNLGNTCFMNSVIQSLSNTRELRDYFHDRAFENEINCHNPLGTGGRLAIGFAVLLRALWKGTHHAFQPSKLKAIVASKASQFTGYAQHDAQEFMAFLLDGLHEDLNRIQNKPYTETVDSDGRLDEVGEIKVVADEAWQRHKMRNDSFIVDLFQGQYKSKLVCPVCSKVSITFDPFLYLPVPLPQKQKVLTVFYFAKEPHKKPMKFLVSVSKENSSTAEVLESISRSVRIKAENLRLAEVVKSRFHRLFLPSNSLDTLSSSDMLFCFEVLSKELAKERVVVLRVQQRPQVPSIPISKCAACLKPPLSDEEKLKRCTRCYRVGYCNQVCQKKHWSSHKVLCGPNIENVGLPFLVSVPESRLTYARLSQLLEGYSRYSVNVFQPPFQSGRTSPEVTQCLADLPPPAETPESVGPGDKDRGGGAGDSEQEGSSLVPEAPLETAQASAHPAGDPDALSTHTTDSGFIEASYDSQGEKETSCEKAVRPEGKAAVTGYQQPSESASSHTSQFYITVLDSNSKEQTLEEKEEAVLDLPEDSSLELVWKNNERLKEYVLVRSKELEFEEDPGSVNETARAGHFTLEQCLNLFTRPEVLAPEEAWYCPKCQQHREASKQLLLWRLPNVLIIQLKRFSFRSFIWRDKINDMVDFPVRNLDLSKFCIGQKDDMQQPPIYDLYAVINHYGGMIGGHYTAYARLPSAQNSQRSDVGWRLFDDSTVTMVEESQVVTRYAYVLFYRRRNSPVERPPRFLGAESPTSAGASASQASLIWQELEEEEEGVEEGPRGLFRPRLGRRRAARREEGVEGQVWRLLRQRIPHYSDDDCVRYFVLGTLAALLALLVNLLYRANWG from the exons ATGGCCAGCAGCAGTGAGTCAGGTCGGCGGAATGGGGGTCAGCGCAGCGCAGATGACAGCACCAGCAAGAAGAAGCAGaaggacagggccaaccaggagaGCAGGGAGGCCAAGCGAGCAGCAGCAGGGGCCAATGCAGAGCACAAGAAAG ATGTGTTTGTGGACTGGAAGCAGAATGCTAATGAGGTGATCGCGAGGCTGCGCTGTGGAGACGGGGTGCAGAGGGTGGAGGACGTCACCACTACCTTCACCGACACAGACTGTCAGGCCCGCTTCCCAG ATGGGCGCCAGTGGGACTGTCATCTGCATGAGGAGATTGAAggctcctgcagcaaagtacagTACAAAGAGAAGAGTGGCTTCCTCCTGCTGGTCATGCACAAGAAGGTCCCCTTCCACTCCTGGCCTTCCCTTATG CAAAATAAAAAGGAGAAGCAGCCTGTGAAAGTGGAGGCCAAGAACGGTAAAGACCAGAAACAGCCGCCTCTGGTAAAGCCTGAGAAGTCGGTCCCGGAGACGGAAGACATGGCTGAACTGTCCACCCAGACGTCTGCTCCACCGGCACAGTGTGAACAGAGGCGTGGCAAAGCAGAGCGAGGTGTCAAACGCATCATGAACTACAAACCAGCCGACAGGCCAGAGTCTGTGGTGAAGGCTGGCGGAGAGGGGCAGACCAAGCCGGTCAGTGTCAGTAAAGGGGACCTGCCTCAGGAGCCCAGTGCCAAGCGCCCCGTCCATCCCCCCAAGGTCTCCACGGACCCCACCTCAGAGATGCCCAGGGATACGCACTCCAAGTCCACAGCCAATGGGAAACCACACAGCCCCACTGGCCGGGACCTCCAGACATCTACAGCTGGTGACAATCGAGCTGAGCTGCTTGGCAATGGCCATGAGGGTACAACACCTGAGGTAGCCGTCAGCCACACGCAGCAGGAGTTGAAAGTTCAG ACGGAGGACACGAAGGCCCCAGAGTCTGATTTCAAGGCTGGTGCAGAAGAGGTGATCATACCGGCAGCCACTGTGTCCAGTGCTGAGATCAGTCCCAAGGCTGGAGCCTCcaccaacagaacagagaggccaGGGGAGGCCCAGAGGCCAGGGGAGGCCCAGAGGCCAGGGGAGGCCCAGAGGCCAGGGGAGGCCCAGAGGCCAGGGGAGGCCCAGAGGCCAGGGGAGGCCCAGAGGCCAGGGGAGGCCCAGAGGCCAGGGGAGGCCCAGAGGCCAGGGGAGGCCCAGAGGACTGATTCTGAGACGCGAGTGAGACAGCCTCCGAATGAGGCTGACCAGGCCACTGAGTCTCTAACACCAACCAATCGGTCAGGATCAGGGAATCCTGTGACTGCAACAGACACCAAGCAGGCTGAGTcctccagcagcagcagcattcaggaggagaagagggaccgGTCTAAGGAGGAACCTCTGGAGATGAAGCAGGAGGAAG CAGTTCCAGAGCCAATGGTGAACCTGAAGTTGTTGAAGAACGACTCGTACGAGAAAGGGACAGACCTGATGGTGGTCAACGTGTACATGAAGGGTATCgtcagagagacagccagggTGATCTTCAGAGAACAGGACTTCACACTCATCTTCCAGACCAG CGATGTAAATTTCTTGCGTCTTCATGCGGACTGCGGAGCGAACACCGTCTTTAAGTGGCAAGTCAAACTCCG GAACCTCATCCAGCCTGAGCAGTCCACGTATGCCTTCACCCCATCCCGTTTAGACATCACCCTGAAGAAGAGGCACAGCCAGCGCTGGGGGGGGCTGGAGGCCCCTGCTACACAAG GTGCAGTGGGTGGCGCCAAGGTTGCTGTGCCCTCCGCACCGTCCTCTCAGGCCAGTCAGCCGGGCAGCAGCAAGCACTCCCTCTCTGCCAAGGAGGAGCCGCCCTGGGTGGGGGAGGGGAAAGCCAAGCCCCCTCGGACAGTGGACGGATGCCTGGACAGTGTGTCATCCCGCACCGTCTCAGACCATGTACCAATCAAACAGGAGCCTGCAGTCACG CCCAAGCCCACCTGTATGGTCCAGCCCATGACCCATGCACCTCCTGCCGGCAGTCAGCGCAGCCAGCGCAGcgttgaggaggaagaggaggaggaggagaaggtgtgtcTGCCAGGCTTCACAGGCCTGGTCAACCTGGGCAACACATGCTTTATGAACAGTGTCATCCAGTCTCTTTCCAACACCCGGGAACTCAGGGACTACTTTCATG ACCGGGCGTTTGAGAATGAGATCAACTGTCATAACCCGTTGGGGACGGGTGGGCGGCTGGCCATCGGGTTCGCTGTGCTGCTCCGGGCTTTGTGGAAGGGCACCCACCATGCTTTTCAGCCCTCTAAGTTAAAG GCGATCGTGGCCAGTAAGGCCAGTCAGTTTACAGGCTATGCCCAGCACGATGCCCAGGAGTTCATGGCCTTCCTCCTGGATGGGCTCCACGAGGACCTGAACCGCATCCAGAACAAGCCCTACACAGAGACCGTGGACTCAGACGGACGGCTGGACGAGGTGGGTGAAATCAAG GTGGTGGCAGATGAGGCGTGGCAGAGGCACAAGATGAGAAACGACTCGTTCATCGTAGACCTCTTCCAGGGCCAGTACAAATCCAAGCTCGTCTGCCCAGTGTGCTCCAAG gttTCCATAACCTTTGACCCCTTCCTCTACCTTCCCGTGCCCTTGCCCCAGAAGCAGAAGGTCCTCACAGTGTTCTACTTCGCTAAAGAGCCTCACAAGAAACCCATGAAG TTCCTGGTGAGTGTGAGTAAAGAGAACTCGAGCACAGCCGAGGTCCTGGAGTCCATCTCTCGGAGTGTGAGGATCAAGGCAGAGAACCTGAGACTGGCTGAGGTAGTGAAGAGTCGCTTCCATCGACTCTTCCTCCCATCCAACTCCCTGGACACGCTCTCCTCCTCGGACATGCTCTTCTGCTTCGAAGTGCTGTCTAAGGAGCTGGCCAAGGAGAGGGTGGTGGTGCTCCGAGTCCAGCAG AGGCCTCAGGTCCCCAGTATTCCCATCTCGAAGTGTGCTGCCTGCCTGAAGCCTCCTCTCTCGGATGAAGAGAAACTGAAGCGATGCACCCGCTGCTACCGCGTGGGTTACTGCAACCA GGTTTGCCAGAAAAAACATTGGTCCAGCCACAAGGTTCTGTGTGGGCCCAACATAGAGAACGTGGGACTTCCCTTCCTGGTCAGCGTCCCTGAGTCCAGACTCACCTATGCCCGGCTGTCCCAGCTGCTGGAAGGATACTCAAG GTATTCAGTGAACGTGTTCCAGCCTCCCTTCCAGTCTGGCAGGACGTCTCCAGAGGTCACCCAATGCCTGGCTGACCTTCCCCCTCCAGCAGAGACCCCTGAAAGTGTGGGGCCAGGGGATAAGGACAGGGGTGGTGGGGCAGGGGACTCGGAGCAGGAGGGCTCCTCTCTGGTACCTGAGGCTCCACTAGAGACAGCCCAGGCCTCAGCACATCCAGCCGGAGACCCAGACGCCCTCTCCACCCACACCACAGACTCCGGTTTCATTGAGGCCTCCTATGACTcccagggagagaaggagacctCCTGTGAGAAGGCTGTCAGACCAGAAGGTAAAG CTGCTGTGACCGGCTACCAGCAACCATCAGAGTCTGCGTCCAGCCACACATCTCAGTTCTACATCACCGTCCTCGACTCCAACAGCAAGGAGCAGACACTGGAGGAAAAGG AAGAGGCCGTTCTGGACCTCCCTGAGGACTCCAGCCTGGAGCTGGTGTGGAAGAACAACGAGCGTCTCAAGGAGTACGTCCTGGTTCGGTCCAAGGAGTTGGAATTTGAAGAGGACCCTGGGTCGGTCAACGAGACAGCCAGGGCCGGACACTTCACCTTGGAGCAGTGCCTCAACCTCTTCACTAGGCCTGAGGTGCTGGCACCAGAGGAGGCATG GTACTGTCCAAAGTGCCAGCAGCACAGAGAGGCCTCCAAGCAGCTGCTGCTATGGCGTCTGCCCAACGTCCTCATCATCCAGCTGAAACGCTTCTCCTTCCGCAGCTTCATCTGGAGGGACAAGATCAACGACATGGTCGACTTCCCCGtcag GAACCTGGACCTCAGTAAGTTCTGTATTGGTCAGAAGGACGACATGCAGCAGCCGCCCATCTATGACCTCTATGCAGTCATCAATCACTACGGGGGCATGATCGGAGGTCACTACACTGCCTACGCACGCCTGCCCAGCGCCCAGAACAGCCAGCGCAGTGATGTTG gcTGGCGTCTGTTTGATGACAGTACGGTGACGATGGTGGAGGAGAGCCAGGTGGTGACACGCTATGCCTATGTGCTGTTCTACCGCCGCCGCAACTCCCCCGTGGAACGGCCACCTCGCTTCCTGGGGGCCGAGTCCCCCACCTCTGCAGGAGCCAGCGCCAGCCAG GCATCTCTGATATGGCAGGaactggaggaggaagaggagggtgttGAAGAGGGCCCCCGGGGCCTGTTCCGTCCCAGGCTGGGGAGGAGAAGAGCAgccaggagggaggagggggtggaggggcagGTGTGGAGGCTGCTGCGCCAAAGGATCCCGCATTATTCTGATGACGACTGTGTCCGATATTTTGTCCTGGGTACCTTGGCTGCTCTACTAGCGTTGTTAGTGAACCTACTCTACAGAGCCAACTGGGGCTAA